A region of Streptomyces paludis DNA encodes the following proteins:
- the lepB gene encoding signal peptidase I translates to MAVGARSGHDDPEEGREQLAESPEAVTDETMRIRTIGGEAGSLPGSLPGSGTGGGTAGRTGGGSGGGGDQGGDQDGRADDGAADVRKQRSFWKELPLLILIALALALVIKTFLVQAFSIPSDSMQDTLQRGDRVLVDKLTPWFGSEPERGEVVVFHDPDNWLGDTPVADPNAVQKFLSWIGLMPSSEEKDLIKRVIAIGGDTVECKKGGKVQVNGHPLNETDYIYPGNTPCDDKPFGPLKVPKDRIWVMGDHRQNSLDSRYHQESGRDGTVPVSKVVGRAFVVAWPVNRWSTLPVPGTFDQSGLSAAAALAPAAVPGALGLAGAVPIVLWRRQRLTRGRTDG, encoded by the coding sequence GTGGCGGTCGGCGCACGATCCGGACACGACGATCCCGAGGAGGGACGCGAGCAGCTCGCCGAGTCGCCCGAAGCCGTGACCGACGAGACGATGCGCATCAGAACGATCGGCGGTGAGGCGGGTTCCCTCCCGGGCTCCCTCCCGGGTTCCGGCACCGGAGGCGGGACGGCCGGCCGGACCGGCGGCGGGTCCGGCGGTGGCGGGGACCAAGGCGGTGACCAGGACGGCAGGGCCGATGACGGCGCGGCGGATGTGCGCAAGCAGCGCTCCTTCTGGAAGGAGCTGCCGCTCCTCATCCTGATCGCGCTGGCGCTCGCGCTGGTGATCAAGACCTTCCTGGTCCAGGCGTTCTCGATCCCGTCGGACTCGATGCAGGACACCCTCCAGCGGGGCGACCGGGTGCTGGTGGACAAGCTCACCCCCTGGTTCGGCTCCGAGCCGGAGCGCGGCGAGGTCGTGGTCTTCCACGACCCGGACAACTGGCTGGGGGACACCCCGGTCGCGGACCCGAACGCGGTGCAGAAGTTCCTGAGCTGGATCGGCCTGATGCCGTCGTCCGAGGAGAAAGACCTGATCAAGCGGGTCATCGCGATCGGCGGCGACACGGTGGAGTGCAAGAAGGGCGGCAAGGTCCAGGTCAATGGACACCCGCTGAACGAGACGGATTACATCTATCCGGGCAACACCCCCTGTGACGACAAGCCCTTCGGTCCCCTCAAGGTGCCCAAGGACCGGATCTGGGTGATGGGCGACCACCGGCAGAACTCGCTGGACTCGCGCTACCACCAGGAGTCGGGCCGGGACGGCACCGTACCCGTCAGCAAGGTCGTCGGCCGCGCGTTCGTGGTGGCCTGGCCGGTCAACCGCTGGTCGACGCTGCCCGTGCCCGGTACGTTCGACCAGTCCGGGCTGAGCGCGGCGGCGGCGCTCGCTCCGGCCGCGGTGCCCGGCGCACTCGGCCTGGCCGGAGCGGTCCCGATCGTGCTCTGGCGCAGGCAGAGGCTTACCCGCGGACGTACCGACGGGTAG
- a CDS encoding NUDIX hydrolase: MQGDDAVRDGAGAEAGEASGTAGPPADERRKVARVVLLDPEDRILLMRGHEPGDPENGWWFTPGGGLEGTESRAEAALRELVEETGITRVELGPVLWHRTCSFPFDGRRWDQDEWYFLARTAQTETAPGGLTELELRSVSGLRWWTSAELSAARETVYPTRLAELLRTLLDEGPPGAPVVLAPESV; encoded by the coding sequence ATGCAGGGCGATGACGCGGTGAGGGACGGGGCTGGGGCCGAGGCCGGGGAGGCGTCCGGGACAGCCGGGCCGCCCGCCGACGAGCGGCGGAAGGTGGCCCGGGTGGTGCTGCTGGACCCCGAGGACCGCATTCTGCTGATGCGGGGCCATGAGCCGGGGGACCCGGAGAACGGCTGGTGGTTCACGCCCGGCGGGGGCCTGGAGGGCACCGAGAGCCGGGCGGAGGCCGCGCTGCGCGAGCTGGTCGAGGAGACCGGGATCACCCGGGTGGAGCTGGGGCCGGTGCTCTGGCACCGGACCTGCTCCTTCCCGTTCGACGGCCGCCGCTGGGACCAGGACGAGTGGTACTTCCTGGCCCGTACGGCACAGACCGAGACCGCCCCCGGCGGGCTCACCGAACTGGAACTGCGCAGCGTATCGGGGCTGAGGTGGTGGACCTCCGCCGAACTGTCGGCGGCGCGTGAGACGGTGTATCCGACCAGGCTCGCCGAGCTGCTGCGCACGCTGCTCGACGAGGGTCCTCCGGGTGCACCGGTGGTCCTCGCCCCCGAAAGCGTCTAG
- the lepB gene encoding signal peptidase I encodes MSGTPGRTNSGHGRLGSVLSGLAVAVGCVLFLGGFAWAAVEYRPYAVPTNSMDPTIKAGDRVLAQRISGDQVRRGDVVVFSDEQWANMPMVKRVVGVGGDKIACCDGDGRLTVNGKAVDEPYVKGMLGGRASSSDFSATVPSGQLFLLGDERSGSLDSRLHLEDAAQGSVPRTAVTARVDAVAWPLGGTIARPDGFAALPGGVSRPGPVGLIVAAVLAGTVLILGGAAYGPVAGWLSRARSGRGAGADRSTGRSTGPTGRGTEGTAADAGR; translated from the coding sequence ATGAGCGGAACACCGGGACGTACGAACAGCGGCCACGGCCGCCTCGGCAGTGTGCTGTCGGGGCTGGCCGTGGCCGTCGGCTGTGTGCTCTTCCTCGGCGGGTTCGCCTGGGCGGCCGTCGAGTACCGGCCGTACGCCGTGCCGACCAACTCGATGGACCCGACGATCAAGGCCGGGGACCGGGTGCTGGCACAGCGGATATCCGGCGACCAGGTGCGCCGGGGCGATGTGGTGGTCTTCAGCGATGAGCAGTGGGCCAATATGCCCATGGTCAAGCGGGTGGTCGGGGTCGGCGGCGACAAGATCGCCTGCTGTGACGGCGACGGCCGGCTGACCGTGAACGGCAAGGCGGTCGACGAACCGTATGTGAAGGGGATGCTCGGCGGCCGGGCGTCCTCGTCCGACTTCTCCGCGACCGTCCCCTCCGGCCAGCTGTTCCTGCTCGGTGACGAGCGCAGCGGCTCCCTGGACTCCCGGTTGCATCTGGAGGACGCGGCGCAGGGCTCGGTGCCCCGTACGGCGGTGACCGCGCGGGTGGACGCGGTCGCCTGGCCCCTGGGCGGGACGATCGCGCGGCCCGACGGCTTCGCGGCGCTGCCGGGCGGGGTGTCCCGGCCGGGGCCGGTGGGGCTGATCGTCGCGGCGGTGCTGGCGGGGACGGTACTGATTCTCGGCGGCGCGGCCTACGGACCGGTGGCGGGGTGGCTGTCCCGGGCGCGGTCGGGCCGGGGCGCCGGAGCGGATCGGAGTACGGGCCGGAGTACGGGCCCGACGGGCCGCGGAACGGAAGGGACGGCCGCCGATGCAGGGCGATGA
- a CDS encoding DUF2469 domain-containing protein gives MSAEDLEKYETEMELKLYREYRDVVGLFKYVIETERRFYLTNDYEMQVHSVQGEVFFEVTMADAWVWDMYRPARFVKQVRVLTFKDVNIEELNKSDLEMPGG, from the coding sequence ATGAGCGCCGAGGACCTCGAAAAGTACGAGACCGAGATGGAGCTGAAGCTCTACCGGGAGTATCGAGACGTCGTCGGTCTGTTCAAGTACGTGATCGAGACCGAGCGGCGTTTTTATCTCACCAATGATTACGAGATGCAGGTGCACTCTGTGCAGGGTGAGGTCTTCTTCGAGGTCACCATGGCCGATGCCTGGGTCTGGGACATGTACCGGCCGGCCAGATTCGTCAAGCAGGTGCGTGTACTGACGTTCAAGGACGTGAATATCGAGGAGCTGAACAAGAGCGACCTCGAAATGCCCGGGGGGTGA
- the trmD gene encoding tRNA (guanosine(37)-N1)-methyltransferase TrmD yields MRLDVVTIFPEYLEPLNVSLVGKARARGRLDVHVHDLRRWTYDRHNTVDDTPYGGGPGMVMKTGPWGDALDEILADGYEADARGPVLVVPTPSGRPFTQELAVELSERPWLVFAPARYEGIDRRVVDEYATRLPVVEVSIGDYVLAGGEAAVLVITEAVARLLPGVLGNAESHRDDSFAPGAMADLLEGPVYTKPPEWRGRGIPDVLLSGHHGRIARWRRDEAFRRTALNRPDLIERCDSAGFDKKDRETLSILGWSPEPGGRFWRRPDGVEE; encoded by the coding sequence ATGAGGCTCGATGTCGTCACGATCTTCCCGGAGTACCTGGAGCCGCTGAACGTCTCGCTCGTCGGCAAGGCGCGCGCCCGCGGGCGGCTCGATGTCCACGTACACGATCTGCGGCGGTGGACGTACGACCGGCACAACACGGTGGACGACACCCCGTACGGCGGCGGACCCGGCATGGTCATGAAGACCGGGCCCTGGGGCGACGCGCTGGACGAGATCCTCGCGGACGGGTACGAGGCGGACGCCCGGGGTCCGGTCCTCGTGGTGCCCACCCCCAGCGGCCGGCCGTTCACCCAGGAACTGGCCGTCGAGCTGTCCGAGCGCCCCTGGCTGGTCTTCGCGCCCGCCCGGTACGAGGGCATCGACCGCCGGGTCGTCGACGAGTACGCGACCCGGCTCCCGGTGGTCGAGGTGTCCATCGGCGACTACGTACTGGCCGGCGGTGAGGCGGCCGTACTGGTGATCACCGAGGCCGTGGCCCGGCTGCTGCCCGGGGTCCTCGGCAACGCCGAGTCGCACCGCGACGACTCCTTCGCCCCCGGCGCCATGGCCGACCTGCTGGAGGGGCCCGTCTACACCAAGCCGCCCGAGTGGCGCGGCCGGGGCATCCCGGACGTCCTGCTCAGCGGCCACCACGGCCGGATCGCGCGCTGGCGGCGGGACGAGGCGTTCCGCCGTACGGCGCTCAACCGGCCCGATCTGATCGAACGGTGCGACTCGGCCGGCTTCGACAAGAAGGACCGCGAGACGCTCTCCATCCTGGGCTGGTCGCCCGAGCCCGGTGGCCGATTTTGGCGCAGGCCCGACGGCGTGGAAGAATAG
- a CDS encoding YraN family protein encodes MNATGALGRYGEDLAARRLVAAGLTVVARNWRCGRTGEIDIVARDVESRGHEVLVVCEVKTRRADSFEHPMAAVTPAKADRLRRLAACWLERCGGPPPPGGVRIDLIGVVLPARGAPVVEHARGVA; translated from the coding sequence ATGAACGCTACGGGGGCGCTCGGGCGATACGGCGAGGATCTGGCGGCGCGACGGCTGGTCGCGGCGGGGCTGACGGTGGTGGCCCGCAACTGGCGGTGCGGCAGGACCGGCGAGATCGACATCGTGGCCAGGGACGTGGAGTCCCGGGGCCACGAGGTGCTCGTCGTCTGCGAGGTGAAGACCCGCAGAGCGGATTCGTTCGAGCATCCGATGGCCGCGGTCACTCCGGCGAAGGCCGACCGGCTGCGCCGGCTCGCCGCCTGCTGGCTGGAGCGGTGCGGCGGACCGCCCCCGCCCGGCGGCGTACGGATCGACCTGATCGGTGTCGTGCTCCCCGCCAGGGGCGCGCCCGTGGTCGAGCACGCGCGGGGGGTGGCCTGA
- the lepB gene encoding signal peptidase I, with translation MDTDTQANGRDRSSDTPEVDGERSRFARFGPLGLSLSWRRAGLLSIACAVFVLLFSTFVLQPFLIPSGSMEPTLQVGDRVLVNKLAYRFGTEPERGDVVVFDGTGSFVQEPPEENPVATLLHGAAAALGLAEPAETDFVKRVVGVGGDRVVCCDKGGRVEVNGRAVEERYLYPGDAPSEVPFDIVVPGGTLWVMGDHRANSRDSRDHLGEPGGGMVRVGRVIGRVDRIGWPLGHWGSLDRTDAFRDVSGPGGSHG, from the coding sequence ATGGACACCGATACGCAAGCGAACGGACGCGACCGCTCTTCCGACACCCCCGAGGTGGACGGAGAGCGGTCGCGTTTCGCGCGTTTCGGCCCCCTGGGGCTTTCGCTCTCCTGGCGGCGCGCGGGCCTGCTGAGTATTGCCTGCGCCGTTTTCGTACTGCTTTTCAGCACCTTCGTGCTCCAGCCGTTTCTGATCCCCAGTGGCTCGATGGAGCCGACCCTCCAGGTGGGGGACCGGGTGCTCGTCAACAAGTTGGCGTACCGTTTCGGTACCGAACCGGAGCGCGGTGATGTGGTCGTGTTCGACGGGACCGGATCCTTCGTCCAGGAGCCCCCGGAGGAGAACCCCGTCGCCACCCTGCTCCACGGCGCAGCCGCGGCCCTCGGTCTCGCCGAGCCGGCCGAGACCGACTTCGTCAAGCGCGTGGTCGGTGTGGGAGGCGATCGGGTGGTCTGCTGCGACAAGGGGGGCAGGGTCGAAGTGAACGGCAGAGCGGTCGAGGAACGGTATCTGTACCCGGGCGACGCGCCCTCCGAGGTCCCCTTCGACATCGTGGTGCCCGGGGGAACCCTCTGGGTCATGGGCGACCACCGCGCCAACTCGCGGGACTCCCGTGACCACCTCGGCGAGCCCGGCGGCGGCATGGTGCGCGTCGGCAGAGTGATCGGCAGAGTGGACCGGATCGGCTGGCCGCTGGGCCACTGGGGCTCCCTGGACCGTACGGACGCCTTCCGGGACGTGTCCGGGCCCGGAGGCTCGCATGGGTAA
- the rplS gene encoding 50S ribosomal protein L19, giving the protein MSNLLSTVDAASLRSDLPAFRPGDTVNVHVRVIEGNRSRIQQFKGVVIRRQGSGISETFTVRKVSFSVGVERTFPVHSPIFEKIELVSRGDVRRAKLYYLRELRGKAAKIKEKRDR; this is encoded by the coding sequence ATGTCCAACCTGCTCAGCACGGTCGACGCCGCGTCGCTCCGCAGCGACCTGCCCGCCTTCCGCCCCGGCGACACGGTGAACGTCCACGTGCGTGTCATCGAGGGCAACCGCTCCCGTATCCAGCAGTTCAAGGGTGTCGTCATCCGCCGTCAGGGCTCGGGCATCAGCGAGACCTTCACGGTCCGCAAGGTCTCCTTCTCCGTCGGCGTCGAGCGCACCTTCCCGGTGCACAGCCCGATCTTCGAGAAGATCGAGCTGGTCAGCCGCGGTGACGTGCGCCGCGCCAAGCTGTACTACCTCCGTGAGCTGCGCGGCAAGGCCGCGAAGATCAAGGAGAAGCGCGACAGGTAG
- the rimM gene encoding ribosome maturation factor RimM (Essential for efficient processing of 16S rRNA), which yields MQLVVARIGRAHGIKGEVTVEVRTDEPELRLGPGAVLATDPAAAGPLTIETGRVHSGRLLLRFAGVRDRTGAEALRNILLIAEVDPEELPEDPEEYYDHQLMDLDVVLADGTEIGRITEITHLPSQDLFIVERPDGSEVMIPFVEEIVTEIDLTEQRAVIDPPPGLIDDRAEIASSRDDAAVDGDAGTGAGDGDR from the coding sequence GTGCAGTTGGTAGTCGCGCGGATCGGCCGCGCCCATGGCATCAAGGGTGAGGTCACCGTCGAGGTGCGCACGGACGAGCCCGAACTGCGGCTCGGGCCCGGCGCCGTACTCGCCACGGACCCGGCCGCGGCCGGACCGCTGACCATCGAGACCGGCCGGGTGCACAGCGGCAGGCTGCTGCTGCGCTTCGCCGGGGTACGGGACCGTACCGGCGCCGAGGCGCTGCGCAACATCCTGCTGATCGCCGAGGTCGACCCGGAGGAGCTGCCCGAGGACCCGGAGGAGTACTACGACCATCAGCTGATGGACCTGGATGTGGTCCTGGCCGACGGTACGGAGATCGGCCGGATCACCGAGATCACCCATCTGCCCTCGCAGGACCTGTTCATCGTGGAGCGGCCGGACGGCAGCGAGGTCATGATCCCGTTCGTCGAGGAGATCGTCACCGAGATCGACCTCACCGAGCAGCGGGCCGTCATCGACCCGCCGCCGGGGCTGATCGACGACCGGGCGGAGATCGCCTCCTCCCGCGACGACGCCGCGGTGGACGGGGACGCGGGGACGGGCGCCGGGGACGGCGACCGATGA